The Penaeus vannamei isolate JL-2024 chromosome 13, ASM4276789v1, whole genome shotgun sequence genome window below encodes:
- the LOC113814033 gene encoding protein unc-13 homolog 4B, with product MADEASPIMVATSEASSENLVRENTNVVDALHAIFNITGREGTWPVTQKDSQLSGDHKTLNVPADEMVRELQEIFQLDEDAMEKLKKEALQRKPIEFMLNLTVKEGRIRKRSTGNDTVYITVTTPSRNDNQDLITSYVKSFAPKWDHEFNIPIRDPQKDHIYLQLWQNGEDELSWLFEPKLATIHFPRVLPIATLSIPIMEVIEREFDGWYEFQSISDAGIPSLDVESVKVHLSGHITCSSDLGEQHQSYDEFLLRLFQHHTFPLMDNASGLWQGNLPASLTALSTQLRILHDVRKDTQLISWCKAAVQLPNVDAVYVHSLVKNIQTKIVASSFSEEDLAFLQDTLTLIIEKCEEKIRSLDRSFPFSNADSEEQLMAVVKTLGDIHRHPKTQMLIYQSEQPLIHETVTEALITFGCNWLKQMEKSTLLLASSPIDQIKASLALTNEVLLLLGEPLEFYNRIFLKEMKVHCYKQVYGSLVRELISSLEPVLTCICKRLLKEPDTGESAEELSYDFGLGSNLLKVYTNLCQINFLGRRSESATEETGIESHHQWFIPAVHHWLAYTNNLALQCVDKAVEKDSFERMNDHCHFSASATDTASLFHNVKVWWHKIAWDDQTTNDLIPVRILEDQCDVAKHYCQLMFDVMDSVLEQNEGRSWIGAKIPVVVANMEYINKEVGKLPKTFGLDSLKNGTNSTVKNLIENVQDTINLWINQYLEAVLRKVKPTIKTSLDNACESGDVSDLLNNLLDPALSVLCSDLPRSHFLNFLASLWDCIVLLLQMKLKDESKIRKNDYFEQMSYVLNEILKCFTPSTDIGLDVRAKTPGYMSLVQELELLKLDTNELISHYYQNRWKEQQDLQQQETTATLVVRTHFSDSGTLNVSVIMADDRATAEENNKLITALPSYYVKLELIPEDWSLRRSEKTQALREIPATFDEDFVFENLEDNDIEKGFLVLRFLEQHVIHSNILLGEAVIPLAHIHKNSDDIKNMYLQLDTPCLDSIARSLQILNYRRRESTAYDFLKKLEKRYPETKKHFRNLQT from the exons ATGGCCGACGAAGCGAGTCCTATTATGGTTGCTACGTCAGAGGCGTCTTCGGAAAATCTGGTTCGG GAAAACACAAATGTGGTCGACGCCTTACACGCCATTTTCAACATCACTGGGCGAGAAGGAACATGGCCGGTCACCCAAAAAGACAGCCAACTTAGCGGCGATCACAAAACCCTTAATGTCCCCGCGGATGAGATGGTCAGAGAACTCCAGGAAATATTCCAGTTGGATGAAGACGCCATGGAGAAACTGAAGAAGGAAGCCCTGCAGAGGAAG CCAATAGAATTTATGCTGAACCTCACAGTCAAGGAAGGGAGAATACGTAAAAGAAGTACAG GAAATGACACAGTATATATTACTGTTACCACCCCATCCAGGAATGACAATCAGGATCTCATTACTTCTTACGTTAAGTCTTTTGCACCGAAGTGGGACCATGAATTTAACAT ACCCATCCGAGATCCCCAGAAAGACCACATATATCTACAGCTTTG GCAAAATGGCGAAGATGAACTCTCTTGGTTATTTGAACCTAAATTGGCCACTATTCACTTCCCAAGAGTTCTGCCAATTGCAACCCTCAGCATTCCCATTATG gaagtgatagaaagagagtttGATGGATGGTACGAGTTTCAGAGTATATCTGATGCAGGTATACCCAGTTTGGACGTGGAATCAGTTAAAGTACACTTATCAGGGCACATAACCTGTTCGTCAGATTTAGGCGAACAACACCAGTCTTATGACGAGTTCCTGCTGCGCCTTTTTCAGCATCATACATTTCCCTTG ATGGATAATGCAAGTGGACTTTGGCAAGGCAATCTACCAGCAAGTCTGACAGCTTTAAGCACACAGTTAAGAATTTTACATGATGTCAGAAAGGATACACAGCTCATCTCATGGTGCAAAGCGGCCGTCCAGCTTCCAAATGTTGATGCAGTTTACGTACACTCTCTGGTTAAGAACATTCAGACCAAGATAGTTGCTTCTTCGTTCAGTGAGGAGGATCTGGCTTTCCTTCAAGACACTTTGACATTGATTATAgagaaatgtgaagagaaaataagaagtcTGGACAGGAGTTTCCCATTCTCTAATGCAGATTCTGAAGAACAGTTAATGGCTGTGGTCAA GACTCTGGGTGACATCCACCGACATCCCAAAACCCAAATGTTGATATATCAGTCAGAGCAACCACTTATCCATGAAACTGTGACAGAGGCTCTGATAACTTTTGGCTGCAATTG GTTGAAACAGATGGAAAAATCAACATTGTTGCTGGCTAGCAGTCCAATTGACCAAATTAAAGCTTCATTAGCATTGACAAATGAAGTTTTGTTGCTACTTGGAGAGCCTTTGGAATTTTATAATAGAATTTTCCTGAA agaaATGAAAGTTCATTGTTACAAGCAAGTTTATGGAAGCTTGGTAAGAGAACTAATATCGTCTCTCGAACCAGTCCTTACCTGCATATGCAAAAGGCTTCTGAAAGAACCAGATACAG GAGAGAGTGCTGAAGAACTGTCTTATGATTTTGGACTTGGGTCTAATCTTCTAAAAGTATACACCAACCTATGCCAGATAAATTT CCTCGGTAGAAGATCAGAATCCGCGACCGAAGAGACAGGCATTGAGTCACATCACCAGTGGTTCATCCCCGCTGTGCACCATTGGCTCGCCTACACTAACAATTTGGCACTGCAGTGTGTGGATAAAGCGGTTGAGAAAGATTCCTTTGAGAGAATGAATGACCATTGCCACTTTAGTGCTTCAGCTACAGATACGGCATCGCTGTTTCATAAT GTAAAGGTCTGGTGGCATAAAATAGCGTGGGATGATCAGACAACTAATGACTTGATTCCTGTAAGGATTTTAGAAGACCAGTGCGATGTTGCCAAGCATTACTGTCAACTTATGTTTGATGTCATGGACTCTGTCCTCGAACAGAATGAGGGTCGATCATGGATTGGGGCAAAG ATTCCAGTAGTTGTGGCCAATATGGAATACATTAATAAAGAAGTAGGTAAACTGCCAAAAACTTTTGGTTTAGACTCTCTGAAGAATGGAACTAACAGTACAGTGAAGAATCTGATTGAAAATGTCCAAGACACGATAAACCTTTGGATAAATCAGTACTTGGAAGCAGTTTTAAGGAAG GTGAAACCTACTATCAAAACATCACTAGACAATGCATGCGAAAGTGGGGATGTTTCAGATCTTTTGAATAATTTGTTGGATCCAGCTCTTAGTGTGCTGTGCAGTGACCTCCCAAGATCACATTTTCTTAACTTTTTAGCCAGTCTTTGGGACTGCATTGTTCTCCTTCTCCAGATGAAGTTGAAAGATGAAAGTAAG aTAAGGAAGAATGATTACTTTGAGCAGATGAGCTATGTGTTAAATGAAATTTTGAAATGTTTTACACCATCAACTGACATTGGACTGGATGTCAGGGCAAAAACACCAG GTTACATGTCTCTTGTGCAAGAACTGGAGCTTTTGAAGTTAGACACGAATGAGCTCATCAGCCATTACTATCAAAACCGATGGAAGGAACAGCAAGACCTACAACAACAGGAAACGACAGCGACACTAGTTGTAAGA ACCCACTTTTCGGATAGTGGAACACTGAATGTTTCAGTCATCATGGCAGATGACAGGGCCACAGCAGAGGAAAATAACAAATTGATAACAGCTTTGCCCTCATATTATGTGAAGTTAGAGCTTATTCCTGAAGACTGGAGTTTAAGAAGAAGTGAAAAGACACAGGCCCTAAGAGAAATTCCAGCAACTTTTGATGAGGATTTTGTCTT TGAAAACTTGGaggataatgatatagaaaaggGCTTTTTGGTGCTGAGATTCCTGGAGCAGCATGTCATTCACTCTAATATTCTCCTTGGTGAAGCTGTGATACCCCTAGCCCATATCCATAAAAATTCTGATGACATAAAGAATATGTACCTGCAGCTAGATACACCTTGTCTTGATTCAA TTGCCAGAAGCCTGCAGATTCTCAATTACAGAAGACGAGAGTCCACGGCATACGACTTTCTTAAGAAGCTGGAGAAAAGATACCCTGAGACGAAAAAACACTTCAGAAATTTGCAGACATAA